One genomic segment of Capricornis sumatraensis isolate serow.1 chromosome 6, serow.2, whole genome shotgun sequence includes these proteins:
- the LOC138081244 gene encoding disintegrin and metalloproteinase domain-containing protein 29-like, translating into MRIVPLLHCLGVFLFFTGHTQAENFQYRSPPEVVIPLKITGTSRGMKPPGRLSYSLHLGGQRHVFHMKVKKHLLSRHLPVFTYSEEGALLKDQPFVQNDCYYHGYVEGDPESLVALSTCLGGFRGLLQINNVVYEIKPMIFSTKFEHLVYKMESEETRFPTMKPGFVQEETVEHFEFQETGNFTLKQSHFEGWWIHSFFVEMAVVVDYTLYNYFKKNVSKVKEDLFAIVNIVDSIYQVFGMKVLLIGLEFWTQRNLVEIDAVQRALRDFCVWKANNIDARIEHDTTHIFMQKTLRGLSGIGFIAGMCRPHFSCAAVTFANKTLAIIGIAVAHHLGHNLGMTHDTILCVCSAGYNRCIMRHDNPPIAKFSNCSYSFFWGYGVQKAKCLRYTIYTKDIFSRKRCGNGVVEEGEECDCGSFQQCSRDACCLTNCSLSFGSVCAFGLCCKDCKFLPSGEMCRKEVNECDLPEWCNGSSHMCPDDVYVEDGIPCNDISYCYEKRCNDRNAHCRQIFGQTAKNANDSCYRQINTQGDRFGNCGTQGPTYLKCNMSDIFCGRIQCDNVAEIPLLTEHSTVHGTRFNNATCWGTDYHFGMGIPDIGEVRDGTECGPEHVCIGRKCVHISRLDSNCSPTFCNLRGICNNKHHCHCNYKWDPPNCVKRGDGGSVDSGPPPKRKKIPKIYVAIALFISLLILLCCLLLLCMRKKPKGKKGKNQPQEENLKQKTPSQRGK; encoded by the coding sequence ATGAGGATCGTACCCCTGCTACACTGCCTTggagtgtttctgttttttacaGGACACACTCAGGCTGAGAATTTCCAATATCGCAGTCCCCCAGAAGTGGTCATTCCTTTGAAGATAACTGGCACTAGCAGAGGCATGAAGCCTCCAGGTCGGCTCTCTTACAGCCTGCATTTAGGGGGTCAGAGACACGTTTTCCACATGAAGGTCAAGAAACATTTGCTGTCCAGACACCTCCCAGTGTTCACCTACTCAGAAGAGGGTGCTCTCCTGAAGGACCAACCTTTTGTCCAGAATGACTGCTACTATCATGGTTATGTGGAGGGGGACCCAGAATCCCTTGTTGCTCTCAGTACCTGTCTTGGTGGCTTTCGAGGATTATTACAGATAAATAATGTTGTTTACGAAATTAAGCCCATGATTTTTTCTACCAAATTTGAACACCTGGTGTATAAAATGGAGAGTGAAGAGACCCGATTCCCAACTATGAAACCTGGTTTTGTGCAAGAGGAAACTGTAGAGCATTTTGAGTTTCAAGAGACTGGTAATTTTACTCTGAAACAAAGTCATTTTGAAGGCTGGTGGATCCACTCATTCTTTGTTGAAATGGCAGTGGTGGTGGACTATActctatataattattttaaaaagaatgtctcaaagGTGAAGGAAGATttatttgctattgtaaatataGTGGATTCCATTTATCAGGTATTTGGTATGAAGGTGTTACTAATTGGTTTGGAGTTCTGGACTCAAAGAAACCTTGTTGAAATAGATGCTgttcagagagctctgagagacTTTTGCGTCTGGAAGGCTAATAACATTGATGCTCGCATAGAACATGATACTACACATATTTTTatgcagaagacattaagaggaCTAAGTGGTATAGGCTTTATCGCAGGAATGTGCAGACCACACTTCAGTTGCGCAGCTGTTACTTTTGCAAACAAAACCTTGGCCATTATTGGAATTGCAGTGGCTCATCATTTAGGTCATAATTTGGGAATGACTCATGAtactatattgtgtgtgtgttcagcagGTTACAATAGATGTATAATGCGTCATGACAACCCACCAATAGCGAAGTTTAGCAACTGTAGTTACTCTTTTTTTTGGGGATATGGTGTACAGAAGGCAAAATGTTTGCGGTACACTATATACACAAAGGACATATTTTCAAGGAAACGCTGTGGAAATGGTGTTGTTGAAGAAGGAGAAGAGTGTGACTGCGGATCTTTCCAGCAGTGTTCAAGAGATGCCTGTTGTCTGACAAACTGCAGTCTGAGTTTTGGGTCTGTTTGTGCTTTTGGGCTTTGTTGCAAGGACTGTAAGTTCTTGCCATCAGGAGAAATGTGTAGAAAGGAGGTCAACGAATGTGATCTTCCAGAGTGGTGCAATGGATCATCCCATATGTGCCCAGATGATGTATATGTAGAGGACGGAATTCCCTGTAATGACATTTCTTACTGCTATGAAAAAAGATGTAATGATCGCAAtgcacactgtaggcagatttttgGCCAAACAGCAAAGAATGCAAACGACAGCTGCTACAGACAAATAAACACTCAAGGTGACCGTTTCGGTAATTGTGGAACCCAAGGCCCTACCTATCTAAAATGCAATATGTCGGACATCTTCTGTGGAAGAATTCAGTGTGATAATGTGGCAGAAATTCCTCTTCTGACAGAGCATTCTACAGTGCATGGAACTCGCTTTAACAATGCCACCTGCTGGGGTACAGACTACCATTTTGGGATGGGCATACCTGATATTGGTGAAGTGAGAGATGGCACAGAGTGTGGCCCAGAACATGTCTGCATTGGAAGGAAGTGTGTCCATATCTCTCGCTTGGATAGTAATTGTTCACCTACGTTCTGTAACTTGAGGGGGATCTGCAACAATAAACATCACTGCCACTGCAACTATAAGTGGGACCCTCCTAACTGCGTAAAGCGAGGCGATGGAGGTAGTGTTGACAGTGGCCCACCacctaagagaaagaaaatacccaAGATTTACGTGGCAATagcattatttatttcattgttaattttattatgttGTCTTCTGTTGCTTTGTATGAGGAAAAAGCCTAagggaaaaaaggggaaaaatcagCCTCAAGAGGAAAATCTGAAGCAAAAAACTCCAAGTCAGCgtgggaaataa